In Gemmatimonadaceae bacterium, the genomic window GCCACCGTGATCGCCGAGGAAGCCCCGGCCGTCACCCGCACCGACCTGCTCTCCGACATGCTCTCCGACGACATGCAGTCGCCGGCCGCTGCCGATGAGAAGGATGCGAAGGACGAGGAGAGCTTCTTCAGCTCCTCCATGGGTCGCGCCTCCCTGGTCGGCCTCGCCGGCCTCGCCGGCGCCAGCTACTTCGCACTCCGCCCGGACAACGCCGCCGCCAACGAGCTCTCGTACACGCTCGGCAAGGGCACCGACCCGGTCACCCAGGGCGCCCCGATCGGCGGCATCGCTGCCAACCTGCCCGCCCCGACGGCCCTCATCGTGAACCCGGAGCCGGGCACATTCGGCCTCCTGGCCCTCGGACTCGGCGTGGTGGGCTTCGCCGCCCGCCGCCGTCGCGTGAGCTGAACTGTCGAAGTTGCTTCACTGCTGGGACCTTGAAAGGCGGTCGCTCACGCGGCCGCCTTTTTTGCGTCCGGCACCCGGCTCACCCACCCGGGCCGCAACCCTCTTCACCACCCCGGCCTGAATGGCGACCGACCGCCCGCTGGCTCTCATCACAGGCGCCTCCAGCGGCATCGGCGCCGAGCTCGCCCTCTGCGCCGCCGCCGACGGCTACGACCTCGCCCTCGTCGCACGGCGCATCCCGGCGCTCACCGCCGTCGCCGCCCGCTGCGAACGCGCCCACGGCGTGAAGACCCACGTCATCGCCGCCGACCTCGGTGACCCCACCGCATCGCGCGTCCTCGCCGCCGAGCTCCGTGCCCGCCGCCTCGACGTGCACACGCTGGTCAACAACGCCGGACTCGGCGCCTCTGGCCAGGTGGCAGACCTCGCCCTCGACCGGCAGATGTCCATCATCCAGGTGAACATCGCCGCCCTCACCGAGCTCACCCGCCGGCTCCTGCCCGCGATGCTGGCCCGCGGCGACGGCGCCATCCTCAACGTCGCCAGCACCGCCGCCTTCCTCCCCGGGCCCGGGATGGCCGTCTACTACGCCAGCAAGGCCTACGTGCTGTCGTTCACCGACGCGCTGGGCGAGGAGCTGCGCGACAGCGGCGTGCGCGTGAGTGCACTCTGCCCGGGCCCCACCGCCACCGAGTTCGGTGACGTGTCGGGGATGTCGAAGGCGAAGATCATGACGCAGCAACAGCTGGTCATGCGCGCCGACGTGGTGGCGAAGCTGGGCTGGGACGG contains:
- a CDS encoding SDR family oxidoreductase produces the protein MATDRPLALITGASSGIGAELALCAAADGYDLALVARRIPALTAVAARCERAHGVKTHVIAADLGDPTASRVLAAELRARRLDVHTLVNNAGLGASGQVADLALDRQMSIIQVNIAALTELTRRLLPAMLARGDGAILNVASTAAFLPGPGMAVYYASKAYVLSFTDALGEELRDSGVRVSALCPGPTATEFGDVSGMSKAKIMTQQQLVMRADVVAKLGWDGLVRGDRVVVAGLRNRLLVQALRAAPRAIAARISARLNAS
- a CDS encoding PEP-CTERM sorting domain-containing protein codes for the protein MIPTRIRLSAVLLAAAAATTAAGAQTYSFSRTELGRVVPARFATTTQQLLASVDVASSATVIAEEAPAVTRTDLLSDMLSDDMQSPAAADEKDAKDEESFFSSSMGRASLVGLAGLAGASYFALRPDNAAANELSYTLGKGTDPVTQGAPIGGIAANLPAPTALIVNPEPGTFGLLALGLGVVGFAARRRRVS